In Terriglobus sp. TAA 43, a single window of DNA contains:
- a CDS encoding arylsulfatase: MAVAKKKSVARKRTATKDQVDRSSLPLPESKFKGVVAKTYVNSIPDWPQVPKPPDGAPNVLVILLDDVGFGQVSTFGGPVPTPSLDRLASRGLRYNRFHTTAICGPSRAALLTGRNHHNCGVGFLAEWATGFPSYNNMIPKSTATVGALLKGNGYNTGWFGKNHNTPDWESSVAGPFDRWPTGMGFDYFYGFIGGETNQYYPVLFENTVAVEPGKSPEEGYHFLTDMTDRAINWIHYGKSVAPQKPFFCYFAPGAAHAPHHSPKEWKAKFKGKFDAGWDAVREATYKRQLKLGVIPPDTELTPRPEWVEPWDSLSKNEKKLYAAFMENYAGYLSFTDHECGRLLKAVQELPDADNTLIFFIVGDNGASSEGGFSGTVNEVMNLNGIPSSLQENMKILKDIGGPDTEPHYPLGWAWSGNAPFQWVKQVASHLGGSRNPMVVAWPAKIKDHGGVRTQFTHLIDVVPTILNVAGIPQPKSVDGVKQKPMDGVSIASTFASPDAKPVRERQYFEIFTNRAIYDKGWIACAQHTLPWRQDVAPGHWEKDRWELYNLDEDYSEANDLAARYPARLAKMKKIFDEEARKNHVYPFDDRGAERLSVPKPSPGGADPNRTKFTYYANASRLPETAAPNTKNRSHRITAVIEMPARGGEGVIVAEGGKSAGFALYVQKGRLVYHYNYFERVRTNLVSSIPLPVGKSTVTMEFAYDGGGLGKGGEVTIAINKKVVGKTRIENTVAGRFGIDTFGVGSDTGSPVTDTYKPPYPFTGKIDRVDIQLGPMKLSPADETKLHEMHTAFAGSHE; encoded by the coding sequence ATGGCAGTTGCCAAGAAAAAAAGCGTCGCCCGTAAACGCACCGCAACGAAGGATCAGGTCGACCGGTCCTCTCTTCCCTTACCTGAATCGAAGTTCAAAGGCGTTGTCGCCAAGACCTATGTCAACTCCATACCGGATTGGCCGCAGGTACCTAAGCCACCGGATGGCGCGCCTAACGTGCTCGTCATCCTTCTTGACGACGTAGGCTTTGGCCAGGTCAGCACATTCGGCGGTCCGGTTCCTACGCCTTCACTCGACAGGCTGGCCTCTCGTGGTCTTCGCTACAACCGCTTCCACACAACCGCCATCTGCGGACCATCACGCGCTGCACTCCTCACAGGGCGCAACCATCACAACTGCGGCGTCGGTTTTCTCGCAGAGTGGGCTACGGGCTTTCCCAGCTACAACAACATGATCCCGAAGAGCACTGCCACAGTAGGCGCACTCCTCAAGGGCAACGGCTATAACACCGGCTGGTTCGGCAAGAATCACAACACCCCCGACTGGGAGAGTAGCGTCGCCGGACCATTCGATCGCTGGCCCACCGGCATGGGGTTCGATTACTTCTATGGCTTCATCGGCGGCGAAACGAATCAGTACTACCCCGTGCTGTTCGAAAACACAGTCGCCGTAGAACCGGGCAAGTCACCCGAAGAGGGCTATCACTTCCTCACCGACATGACGGACCGCGCTATCAACTGGATCCACTACGGAAAATCAGTCGCACCGCAGAAGCCATTCTTCTGCTATTTCGCACCCGGCGCCGCCCACGCACCACATCACTCGCCCAAAGAGTGGAAGGCCAAGTTCAAAGGCAAGTTCGACGCGGGCTGGGACGCAGTGCGCGAAGCAACGTATAAACGCCAACTCAAACTAGGCGTCATCCCGCCCGATACCGAACTCACCCCGCGCCCCGAGTGGGTCGAGCCATGGGATTCGCTCTCCAAAAACGAGAAGAAACTCTACGCCGCATTCATGGAAAACTACGCCGGTTACCTCTCCTTCACTGATCACGAGTGCGGACGATTGCTCAAGGCAGTGCAGGAATTACCGGATGCCGATAACACGCTGATCTTCTTCATCGTGGGTGATAACGGCGCCAGCTCAGAAGGCGGCTTCTCCGGAACCGTGAATGAGGTGATGAACCTCAACGGCATACCTTCCAGCCTTCAAGAGAACATGAAAATCCTCAAAGACATCGGTGGCCCCGACACCGAACCGCACTATCCGCTCGGATGGGCATGGTCTGGCAACGCACCATTCCAGTGGGTGAAACAGGTCGCATCGCACTTGGGTGGATCGCGCAACCCAATGGTCGTAGCGTGGCCAGCAAAGATCAAAGACCACGGAGGAGTACGAACCCAGTTCACACACCTCATCGACGTGGTGCCAACGATTCTCAATGTAGCTGGCATCCCTCAACCCAAATCAGTCGATGGCGTAAAACAGAAACCAATGGACGGTGTTTCCATCGCGTCCACCTTCGCTAGCCCAGACGCGAAGCCCGTGCGCGAACGCCAGTACTTCGAAATCTTCACCAACCGCGCCATCTACGACAAAGGATGGATCGCCTGCGCGCAACACACGCTGCCATGGCGACAGGACGTAGCGCCGGGTCATTGGGAGAAGGATCGCTGGGAACTCTACAACCTCGACGAAGATTACAGCGAAGCCAACGACCTCGCAGCCCGATATCCCGCAAGGCTCGCGAAGATGAAGAAAATCTTCGACGAAGAGGCCCGCAAGAACCATGTCTATCCGTTCGACGATCGCGGTGCAGAGCGCCTGTCTGTTCCCAAGCCCTCGCCCGGCGGCGCCGATCCAAACCGAACAAAGTTCACTTATTACGCCAACGCATCGCGTCTTCCTGAAACGGCTGCGCCCAACACGAAGAATCGCTCCCATCGCATCACTGCTGTCATCGAGATGCCAGCAAGAGGCGGCGAAGGTGTCATCGTAGCGGAAGGCGGTAAATCAGCGGGCTTCGCGCTGTATGTACAAAAGGGCAGGCTCGTCTACCACTACAACTACTTCGAGCGAGTACGAACCAATCTCGTATCAAGTATTCCACTGCCAGTTGGCAAATCCACGGTCACCATGGAGTTCGCTTATGACGGAGGCGGTCTCGGCAAAGGCGGCGAAGTAACGATTGCCATCAACAAGAAAGTCGTCGGCAAAACGCGCATTGAGAACACGGTAGCTGGCCGCTTCGGTATCGACACATTCGGTGTCGGCTCCGACACCGGCTCACCGGTGACAGATACCTATAAACCGCCATACCCCTTCACTGGCAAAATCGACCGTGTCGACATTCAGTTGGGACCCATGAAGCTCAGCCCAGCCGACGAAACCAAACTGCACGAAATGCACACGGCATTCGCCGGATCACACGAATAA
- a CDS encoding LysR family transcriptional regulator, which translates to MELRHLRYFVAVAEARSLKLAAENKLNTTQPSLSRQIRDLEEEVGASLFVRGSKGVELTPAGRVFLDHARVMLSQAEVAVQSARQIAYPTKPSFALGFMIGHDTTWLPGALRLLRDDLPNIHIVISTQNSPQLATALLHGGIDVAFLRREDGSDDLAFRTLVDEPFEVFLPADHPLAAKSAVSLADIANQTFISVSGTALSISGKQPALRRAIDRFMHENDMEIRPSHEVDNLGGVVSLIASTRGIALLPVYAKTFLPDAVTTRPLEGSGPKIDLSIGYRKANPSPILKVFLSRLNELTADVAAQARVDR; encoded by the coding sequence TTGGAACTGAGACATCTCCGATACTTCGTTGCGGTGGCAGAAGCGCGAAGTCTGAAGCTGGCAGCCGAAAACAAGCTGAACACAACACAGCCTTCGCTTAGCCGCCAGATTCGTGACCTGGAAGAGGAGGTCGGCGCTTCGCTTTTTGTAAGAGGATCGAAGGGCGTTGAGCTAACTCCGGCGGGCCGAGTGTTTCTGGACCATGCGCGCGTAATGCTTTCGCAGGCTGAAGTCGCGGTGCAATCGGCGCGGCAAATTGCCTATCCGACGAAGCCGTCGTTTGCTTTGGGATTCATGATTGGCCATGACACCACGTGGTTACCGGGTGCGCTCAGGCTTCTTCGGGATGATCTGCCGAATATTCATATCGTGATTTCGACACAGAACTCTCCACAGCTTGCCACCGCTCTTTTACACGGCGGGATTGACGTGGCGTTTCTACGCAGAGAAGACGGCAGCGATGACCTGGCTTTCAGAACTTTGGTGGATGAGCCATTCGAAGTTTTTCTACCTGCAGATCATCCTCTTGCGGCCAAGAGCGCGGTCAGTCTCGCGGATATTGCGAATCAAACATTTATCAGTGTTTCCGGGACCGCTCTCAGCATCTCAGGCAAACAGCCTGCTCTACGTCGCGCGATTGATCGATTCATGCATGAGAATGACATGGAGATACGGCCCAGCCATGAGGTCGACAATCTGGGTGGCGTGGTGTCGCTGATTGCGTCGACCCGTGGCATTGCTCTGCTGCCCGTGTATGCGAAGACCTTTCTTCCTGATGCGGTGACGACTCGCCCGCTGGAGGGAAGCGGCCCCAAAATCGATCTTTCGATCGGTTATCGCAAAGCGAATCCGTCTCCCATTCTGAAAGTGTTCCTGTCGCGCTTGAATGAACTAACGGCCGACGTCGCAGCGCAGGCCAGAGTCGACAGGTAA